One window of Aliarcobacter lanthieri genomic DNA carries:
- a CDS encoding dihydrolipoyllysine-residue acetyltransferase produces the protein MAKVYDIFIPDLGADKDVDLIDIMVKVGDRVEVEDGLITLETEKASMDVPTTHAGIIKEILVKVGDKANSGDLIARVEVEDDSVSDEPKAETVTPVKTEEPKAEEPVLQAPTQFVKEQTIKSVVEEVRVPDLGAEKDVDLIEVMIHVGDIIVKDYSIITLETEKASMDVPAPFGGEVIEIFVEKGQKINSGDLIAKVIKTVVVEDKVPTPAFTANSTPTKVEKATNSTPTIQEVAAISIEKEDSKVLSKKATKVYASPSVRKIAREFGVDLGFVKGSGEKGRILKDDIKAYVKEQLNKPASASSIGFGFNLPEAKEIDFSLFGKVERVELSRVQKVSGPFLHKNYLSMPHVTQFDEADITELEEFRKEQNAKAVDFKLSPLIFIIKAVAKALQIHPKFNSSLSLDGQELIMKKYFNIGVAVDTPNGLLVPVIKDVDKKGFKDIAIELAEISKKARDGKLTSADMSGGCFTISSLGGIGGTYFTPIINAPEVAILGISKSSIKPIYNGKEFKPRLILPLSLSYDHKVIDGADGARFTTTVSQLLSDIRLLSL, from the coding sequence ATGGCAAAAGTTTATGATATTTTTATTCCTGATTTAGGTGCTGATAAAGATGTTGATTTAATTGATATTATGGTTAAAGTTGGCGATAGAGTTGAAGTTGAAGATGGACTTATAACTCTTGAAACTGAAAAAGCTTCTATGGATGTTCCTACAACTCATGCAGGAATTATTAAAGAGATTTTAGTAAAAGTTGGTGATAAAGCAAATAGCGGTGACTTAATAGCTAGAGTTGAAGTTGAAGATGATTCAGTTTCTGATGAACCAAAAGCTGAAACTGTAACTCCAGTTAAAACTGAAGAACCAAAAGCAGAAGAACCTGTTTTACAAGCTCCAACACAATTTGTAAAAGAACAAACTATAAAATCAGTTGTTGAAGAAGTAAGAGTTCCTGATTTAGGTGCAGAAAAAGATGTTGATTTAATAGAAGTTATGATTCATGTTGGAGATATTATAGTAAAAGACTATAGTATCATTACACTTGAAACAGAAAAAGCATCTATGGATGTTCCAGCACCATTTGGTGGAGAAGTTATTGAAATTTTTGTAGAAAAAGGACAAAAAATAAATAGTGGAGATTTAATAGCAAAAGTTATAAAAACTGTTGTTGTTGAAGATAAAGTTCCAACTCCAGCATTTACAGCAAATTCTACTCCTACAAAAGTTGAAAAAGCTACAAATTCTACTCCTACAATTCAAGAAGTTGCTGCTATTAGTATAGAAAAAGAAGATAGTAAAGTTCTATCTAAAAAAGCTACAAAAGTATATGCTTCACCAAGTGTAAGAAAAATTGCAAGAGAATTTGGTGTTGATTTAGGATTTGTAAAAGGAAGTGGTGAAAAAGGAAGAATCTTAAAAGATGACATCAAAGCTTATGTAAAAGAGCAATTAAATAAACCTGCATCTGCTTCAAGCATTGGCTTTGGATTTAATTTACCTGAAGCAAAAGAGATAGATTTTTCTTTATTTGGTAAAGTTGAAAGAGTTGAACTTAGTCGTGTTCAAAAAGTTTCTGGACCATTTTTACATAAAAATTATCTTTCTATGCCTCATGTTACACAATTTGATGAAGCTGATATTACTGAACTTGAAGAGTTTAGAAAAGAACAAAATGCAAAAGCTGTTGATTTCAAACTATCTCCACTTATATTTATAATAAAAGCTGTTGCTAAAGCACTTCAAATTCATCCAAAATTCAATTCTAGCTTAAGTTTAGATGGACAAGAACTTATTATGAAAAAATACTTTAATATTGGGGTTGCTGTTGATACACCAAATGGTTTATTAGTTCCTGTAATTAAAGATGTTGATAAAAAAGGATTTAAAGATATTGCCATTGAATTAGCAGAAATTTCTAAAAAAGCAAGAGATGGAAAACTAACAAGTGCAGATATGAGTGGTGGTTGCTTTACAATCTCTAGTTTAGGTGGAATTGGGGGAACATACTTTACTCCAATTATTAATGCACCGGAAGTTGCAATATTAGGTATTTCAAAATCTTCTATAAAACCAATTTATAATGGAAAAGAGTTTAAACCAAGATTGATTTTACCATTAAGTTTATCTTATGATCACAAAGTAATTGATGGTGCAGATGGTGCTAGATTTACTACAACAGTATCACAACTTTTAAGTGATATTAGACTATTAAGTCTATAA
- the lpdA gene encoding dihydrolipoyl dehydrogenase, producing MTEIKTQVLVIGAGPGGYSAAFRCADLGLETTIVERYSTLGGVCLNVGCIPSKALLHVAKVVEEAKHIEKAGIFYEEPKIDIKKVAEYKSGVVKKLTGGLDAMAKMRKVNHVQGYAKFLDEHSVEVALTNSDEKTKITFEYCIIAAGSQSSKMSFIPHEDSRIWDSTDALEVKEVPKKLLILGGGIIGLEMGTVYSTLGSQVDVAIRGEQLMTGTDADLIKLYTKANSNRFNIMTKTQTQSIIPKNEGIYVEFKGDNAPKEGILYDAVLVALGRSANGNKLGLENTNVEVNEQGLIKVDNQLRTKVSHIFAIGDIIGQPMLAHKAVHEGHVAAEVIAGHKVFFEPKQIPSIAYTFPEIAWAGMTEIEAKKAGINYEVSTFPWSASGRALASDVSSTGMTKLIFDKDTHQLIGGAIVGENAGELLGEISLALEMDCDAEDIGLTIHAHPTLHESIGMAAEIFDGTITDLPNAKAVKRK from the coding sequence ATGACAGAAATAAAAACTCAAGTTTTAGTAATCGGAGCAGGTCCTGGAGGATATTCAGCTGCTTTTAGATGTGCTGATTTAGGCTTAGAAACAACTATTGTTGAGAGATACTCAACTTTAGGTGGAGTTTGCTTAAATGTTGGTTGTATTCCATCAAAAGCCCTACTTCATGTTGCAAAAGTTGTAGAAGAAGCAAAACATATAGAAAAAGCTGGTATATTTTATGAAGAGCCAAAAATTGACATAAAAAAAGTTGCAGAGTATAAAAGTGGTGTTGTAAAAAAACTAACTGGTGGTTTAGATGCAATGGCTAAAATGAGAAAAGTAAATCATGTTCAAGGATATGCAAAGTTTTTAGATGAGCATAGCGTTGAAGTTGCTTTGACAAATAGTGATGAAAAAACAAAAATTACTTTTGAGTATTGTATTATTGCAGCTGGTAGCCAAAGTTCAAAAATGTCATTTATTCCACATGAAGACTCAAGAATTTGGGATTCAACTGATGCACTTGAAGTAAAAGAAGTACCAAAAAAACTTTTAATTCTTGGTGGTGGTATAATTGGACTTGAAATGGGTACAGTTTATTCAACATTAGGAAGTCAAGTTGATGTTGCTATAAGAGGTGAACAACTTATGACTGGAACTGATGCTGATTTGATAAAACTTTATACAAAAGCAAATAGTAATAGATTTAATATCATGACAAAAACTCAAACTCAAAGTATAATTCCAAAAAATGAAGGAATTTATGTTGAGTTTAAAGGTGATAATGCTCCAAAAGAAGGTATTTTATACGATGCTGTTTTAGTTGCTCTTGGAAGAAGTGCAAATGGAAATAAACTTGGACTTGAAAATACAAATGTAGAAGTAAATGAGCAAGGATTAATCAAAGTTGATAATCAACTGAGAACAAAAGTATCTCATATCTTTGCTATTGGAGATATAATAGGACAACCAATGCTTGCACATAAAGCTGTTCATGAAGGTCATGTAGCTGCTGAAGTAATAGCTGGGCACAAAGTATTCTTTGAACCAAAACAAATCCCATCTATTGCATATACATTCCCAGAGATTGCTTGGGCTGGAATGACTGAAATTGAAGCTAAAAAAGCTGGAATTAATTATGAAGTTTCAACTTTCCCTTGGAGTGCAAGTGGTAGAGCACTAGCAAGTGATGTTTCTTCTACTGGTATGACAAAACTAATTTTTGATAAAGATACACATCAACTAATTGGTGGAGCAATCGTAGGAGAAAATGCAGGAGAACTTTTAGGAGAAATCTCTTTAGCACTAGAGATGGATTGTGATGCAGAAGATATTGGTCTTACAATTCATGCTCACCCAACACTTCACGAGTCTATTGGTATGGCTGCTGAGATTTTTGATGGAACAATCACAGATTTACCAAATGCAAAAGCTGTAAAGAGAAAGTAA
- a CDS encoding DMT family transporter, translated as MSETLKAHILATIATILIAGSFLASQKLANVIDPTSLTLFRFVLALLFLSPVVIFNKTRLKKVVQVLPKALIVSLVYTLYFIGMLKALEDTTVLNTGTIYTLVPLMTAILCIFFFKEKIPLKQLFIYILGIISTCIVVFKADFSLFLALNLNNGDIVFLIASFSMALYPIFIKLLYSKKDELLVLVFATLLGGIIWMSLTMQILNIPYEWNKIELNHLYSLLYLVIGTTIMTLILYQKATLILGAKKIMAYIYLNPAIVAILMFLFEGQTISIGVLFGILLSAFATIIILRQK; from the coding sequence TTGAGTGAAACTTTAAAGGCTCATATTTTAGCAACTATTGCAACTATTTTAATTGCTGGATCATTTTTGGCTTCACAAAAACTAGCAAATGTTATTGATCCAACATCTTTAACTCTGTTTAGGTTTGTTTTGGCATTACTTTTTTTATCTCCAGTTGTTATTTTTAATAAAACTAGATTAAAAAAAGTAGTTCAAGTACTTCCAAAGGCTTTGATTGTTAGTCTTGTATATACTTTATATTTTATTGGAATGTTAAAAGCTTTAGAAGATACAACAGTTCTAAATACAGGTACAATTTATACTTTAGTACCTTTGATGACAGCAATTTTATGTATATTCTTTTTTAAAGAGAAAATCCCTTTAAAACAATTATTTATATATATTTTAGGAATTATATCAACTTGTATTGTTGTATTTAAAGCTGATTTTAGTTTATTTCTAGCTTTGAATTTGAATAATGGTGATATTGTATTTTTGATTGCATCATTTTCTATGGCGTTATACCCAATATTTATAAAACTTTTGTATAGTAAAAAAGATGAATTATTAGTTTTAGTTTTTGCTACACTTTTGGGTGGAATTATATGGATGAGTTTAACTATGCAAATTCTAAATATACCTTATGAATGGAATAAAATAGAATTAAATCATCTATACTCTTTATTATATTTAGTTATTGGAACTACTATAATGACTCTAATTTTATATCAAAAAGCAACTTTAATTTTAGGTGCAAAAAAGATAATGGCTTATATTTATCTAAATCCAGCAATTGTTGCTATTTTAATGTTTTTATTTGAAGGACAGACTATATCTATTGGAGTTTTATTTGGTATTTTATTATCTGCATTTGCTACGATTATTATTTTAAGACAGAAGTAG
- the sugE gene encoding quaternary ammonium compound efflux SMR transporter SugE, whose product MSWIILFLAGIFEVVWAVGLKYSEGFTKLTPSIITIVTMIISFYLLSLALKSLPLGTAYAVWVGIGTIGTVIAGIFLFDESMNIIRVISILFILLGIIGLKLTTN is encoded by the coding sequence ATGAGTTGGATTATACTCTTCTTAGCTGGAATATTTGAGGTGGTTTGGGCTGTTGGCTTAAAATATAGTGAAGGTTTTACAAAATTAACTCCTAGCATAATTACTATTGTTACTATGATTATAAGTTTTTACCTTCTTAGTCTTGCATTAAAATCTCTTCCATTAGGAACTGCTTACGCTGTTTGGGTAGGAATTGGAACTATTGGTACAGTTATTGCAGGTATATTTTTATTTGATGAATCTATGAATATTATTAGAGTAATTAGTATTTTATTTATTCTATTAGGTATTATAGGACTTAAACTTACTACAAATTAA
- a CDS encoding sensor histidine kinase: MINSKLEIKYIVIQVSISLLIAFIPIYFYIDATIKNQNIKDKLDLQNYSNQIVLKIENFEKQNNDIFYYPRSNIFFSSIFDKNKKEIFYTNSSIELFDEDFKNFNDKFCYKEYLESNILGASFLVVCKNIDYSEVIYNALILLLLVSVFIFLLSFFVIKQSIEPYKKLNIYLDEFLKDAMHELKTPIGVARINIDMLSMRLRNDKNILRVKSALKNMTIIYEDLEYYMQQNEVKELKTTIDFSSFLEKRVEFFNDLAVSKNIVFHKNIQTNINIYFNEIEAFRLIDNNLSNAIKYSKNDSNIYVTLEKEGTFVKLIFKDEGVGIKDTSTIFERYYRGDNITGGFGIGLSIVKNICKKNSIKIDVVSRENSGTTFIYTFNL; this comes from the coding sequence TTGATAAACAGTAAATTAGAAATAAAATATATTGTAATACAAGTATCAATTAGCTTGTTGATAGCTTTTATTCCAATATATTTTTATATAGATGCAACAATAAAAAATCAAAATATTAAAGATAAATTAGATTTACAAAATTACTCAAATCAAATTGTTTTAAAAATAGAAAATTTTGAAAAACAAAATAATGATATTTTTTATTACCCCCGATCAAATATATTCTTTTCATCTATTTTTGATAAAAATAAAAAAGAGATTTTTTATACAAATAGTTCAATAGAACTTTTTGATGAAGATTTTAAAAATTTTAATGATAAATTCTGTTATAAAGAGTATTTAGAATCTAATATTTTAGGTGCTTCTTTTTTGGTTGTTTGTAAAAATATTGATTATAGTGAAGTTATTTATAATGCTCTAATTTTACTTTTACTTGTAAGTGTATTTATATTTTTACTTTCATTTTTTGTTATAAAACAAAGTATTGAACCATATAAAAAGTTAAATATTTATCTTGATGAGTTTTTGAAGGATGCAATGCATGAACTTAAAACTCCTATTGGAGTTGCTAGAATAAATATAGATATGTTATCTATGAGATTAAGAAATGATAAAAATATATTAAGAGTAAAATCAGCACTTAAGAATATGACAATTATATATGAAGATTTAGAATATTATATGCAACAAAATGAAGTGAAAGAACTAAAAACTACTATTGATTTTTCAAGTTTTTTAGAAAAAAGAGTTGAATTTTTTAATGACTTAGCCGTAAGTAAAAATATAGTTTTTCACAAAAATATACAGACAAATATAAATATATATTTCAATGAAATAGAAGCTTTTAGATTGATTGATAATAACTTATCAAATGCTATAAAATACTCAAAAAATGACTCAAATATATATGTTACTTTGGAAAAGGAAGGTACTTTTGTAAAATTAATTTTCAAAGATGAAGGTGTTGGTATAAAAGATACTAGTACAATTTTTGAAAGATATTATAGAGGTGATAATATAACTGGTGGATTTGGAATAGGGCTTAGTATTGTAAAAAATATTTGTAAAAAAAATAGTATAAAAATAGATGTTGTTTCCAGAGAAAACTCTGGAACAACATTTATCTATACTTTTAATTTGTAG
- a CDS encoding response regulator transcription factor encodes MIKVLLLEDDYLYKISIKEFLEELDFLVDDFENGEDALHAIFDKKYDLLLLDIRVPKMDGFSLVQYVREASIDTPIIILTSLTDIKDLSRGYTLGCNDYIRKPFDMIELKFRIEQVIKNHFKTSDDGIELDFGFKYSIKKSILYKDDVVVELSSKELELVSFLVQNRGFFVSIESLHENVWENKDISYADIRMCIKRVREKTHKDFIKTKRFLGYKIDKQ; translated from the coding sequence ATGATAAAAGTTTTGTTACTTGAAGATGATTATTTATATAAAATATCTATAAAAGAGTTTTTAGAAGAATTAGATTTTTTAGTTGATGATTTTGAAAATGGTGAAGATGCTTTACATGCTATTTTTGATAAAAAATATGATTTACTTCTACTTGATATAAGAGTTCCTAAAATGGATGGTTTTTCTCTAGTACAATATGTAAGAGAAGCTTCTATTGATACTCCTATTATTATTTTAACTTCACTTACTGATATAAAGGATTTGAGTCGTGGTTATACTTTAGGATGTAATGATTATATAAGAAAACCTTTTGATATGATAGAATTGAAGTTTAGAATAGAGCAGGTTATAAAAAATCATTTTAAGACAAGTGATGATGGAATTGAGCTAGATTTTGGATTTAAGTATAGTATAAAAAAATCTATTTTATATAAAGATGATGTTGTTGTAGAACTTTCATCAAAAGAGCTTGAACTTGTATCTTTTTTGGTACAAAATAGGGGTTTTTTTGTATCTATTGAGAGTTTACATGAAAATGTTTGGGAAAATAAAGATATATCTTATGCAGATATTAGAATGTGTATAAAAAGAGTTAGAGAAAAAACTCATAAGGATTTTATAAAGACTAAGAGATTTTTAGGATATAAGATTGATAAACAGTAA
- a CDS encoding cache domain-containing protein: MILLFKSYKKTFILFALFIAILLYFLYKYNNILNQRTLDILVSNQVQIAQNELENQKNQALSLALMFSKNQDIIENLSQNKNIELKKELVKLIEIIKTYTKQKIDIQIHTKDLEVFTRSWEDKDFGLKLESFREGLVKVKNTQEPYVSSELGKRFNIKAIAPIFDRNNTFIGSIEVIVDFSLLVERLKAFGINSLVLLETKYLDIAEYHKSNKILENFIILQNSFNKNLFEILSKNPEYLKNDKFYYETKDKIITQIPLGNFENSSVGVLLICFDKNIKNFSYLPKYEYLGDITIKQDKKDFKNNQIKEIIIR; the protein is encoded by the coding sequence ATGATACTTCTTTTTAAATCATATAAAAAAACTTTTATTCTGTTCGCCTTATTTATAGCTATTTTATTATATTTCTTATATAAATATAACAATATACTAAATCAAAGAACTTTAGATATTTTAGTATCAAACCAAGTACAAATTGCACAAAATGAACTAGAGAATCAAAAAAATCAAGCTTTATCTTTAGCTTTAATGTTTTCTAAAAATCAAGATATTATAGAAAATTTAAGTCAAAATAAAAATATAGAGTTAAAAAAAGAGCTTGTAAAACTTATAGAGATTATAAAAACATATACAAAACAAAAAATTGATATACAAATTCATACAAAAGATTTAGAAGTTTTTACTAGAAGTTGGGAAGACAAGGATTTTGGTTTAAAACTAGAAAGTTTTAGAGAAGGACTTGTTAAAGTAAAAAATACACAAGAACCTTATGTTTCAAGTGAATTAGGTAAAAGATTTAATATAAAAGCTATAGCTCCTATTTTTGATAGAAATAATACTTTTATAGGTTCTATTGAAGTTATTGTAGATTTTAGTTTGTTGGTTGAAAGATTAAAAGCTTTTGGAATAAATTCTTTAGTATTACTTGAAACAAAATATTTAGATATTGCAGAATATCATAAAAGTAACAAAATTTTGGAGAATTTTATAATTTTACAAAATAGTTTTAATAAAAATTTATTTGAAATTTTATCAAAAAATCCAGAATATTTAAAAAATGATAAATTTTACTATGAAACAAAAGATAAAATAATTACACAAATTCCATTAGGAAATTTTGAAAATAGTAGTGTTGGAGTATTACTTATATGTTTTGATAAAAATATAAAGAATTTTTCATACTTACCAAAATATGAATATTTGGGAGATATAACTATAAAACAAGATAAAAAAGATTTTAAAAATAACCAAATAAAAGAGATAATAATAAGATGA
- a CDS encoding c-type cytochrome yields MKKIITVATLSMLAMSSLSSAEIVKFEKKLIKERNDIGFKYEGPKAEYKIPDESTLPNNQFGDLIKYGKELVVHTYKYIGPEVEDKNMRYAGNNLSCQSCHLDAGTKPYAAPFVGIFASFPQYRPREDTIGTLADRINGCMERSMSGKSLPVESKEMKAMEAYMYWLSLGVPIGTKVEGTSLSEVNRKMIQTKAADPVKGKVVYDMQCASCHGENGEGIKNEGKANGYLYPPLWGPDSYNKGAGMYRTLKAMDFIKANMPLGATHENPILTDEEAYDVAVYMNLDEHERPEKANREKDFPDLSVKAPDTYIEGKDPIERKFGPFGQFIKTNK; encoded by the coding sequence ATGAAAAAGATTATAACTGTTGCAACATTATCTATGTTGGCTATGAGTTCATTGTCTTCTGCAGAAATTGTTAAGTTTGAGAAAAAACTTATCAAAGAAAGAAATGATATAGGATTCAAATATGAAGGTCCAAAAGCAGAGTATAAAATTCCAGATGAGAGTACTCTTCCAAATAATCAATTTGGTGATTTAATCAAATATGGAAAAGAGTTAGTTGTTCATACTTATAAATATATAGGTCCTGAAGTTGAAGATAAAAACATGAGATATGCTGGAAATAATCTTTCATGTCAAAGCTGTCACCTTGACGCTGGAACAAAACCTTATGCAGCACCATTTGTTGGAATATTTGCTTCATTCCCACAATATAGACCAAGAGAAGATACTATTGGAACTTTAGCTGATAGAATCAATGGCTGTATGGAAAGAAGTATGAGTGGAAAATCACTTCCAGTTGAAAGCAAAGAAATGAAAGCTATGGAAGCTTATATGTATTGGTTAAGTTTAGGTGTTCCAATCGGGACAAAAGTTGAAGGAACAAGTTTATCTGAAGTTAATAGAAAAATGATACAAACAAAAGCAGCAGATCCAGTTAAAGGAAAAGTTGTGTATGATATGCAATGTGCTTCTTGCCACGGTGAGAATGGTGAAGGTATCAAAAATGAAGGTAAAGCAAATGGATATTTATATCCACCATTATGGGGACCAGATAGCTACAATAAAGGTGCAGGAATGTACAGAACTTTAAAAGCTATGGACTTTATTAAAGCTAATATGCCTTTAGGTGCTACACATGAAAATCCAATATTGACAGATGAAGAAGCTTATGATGTTGCAGTTTATATGAATTTAGATGAGCATGAAAGACCTGAGAAAGCAAATAGAGAAAAAGATTTCCCAGATTTATCTGTAAAAGCTCCTGATACTTATATAGAAGGAAAAGATCCAATTGAAAGAAAATTTGGGCCATTTGGGCAATTTATCAAAACTAACAAATAA